A window from Roseburia sp. 499 encodes these proteins:
- a CDS encoding Glu/Leu/Phe/Val family dehydrogenase: protein MYHTYNPYENVVSVMTEAMEKGNIDKTMFEIIKNPQRETKVYLPVEMDDGTVKVFEGYRVQHSNIRGPFKGGIRYHQDCTLDEVKALATWMSLKCAVANIPYGGAKGGIKVDPHTLSKRELCKLTRRYTFAIAPIIGADTDIPAPDVNTNAQTMAWVLDTYSQLNGKPCPGVVTGKPIELGGSRGRKSATGRGVVISTKLLLSLEGKKLEGTKVAIQGMGNVGSNAARIFFHRGVKIVALSDVSGGIYCESGLNADEVSEFLEKGNLLKDYEKEGVSHITNEELLETECDVLVPAALENQITEDNAEKLRCSYIVEAANGPTTREADEILDKRGIPVVPDIFANSGGVIVSYFEWVQNIQELTWERNRVNEMLEDLMSKSFGEIMGVSKECDCTLRMAAYIVALRKLIYAEEIKGLFP, encoded by the coding sequence ATGTATCATACATATAACCCATACGAGAATGTTGTCAGTGTTATGACAGAAGCAATGGAAAAAGGAAACATTGACAAGACCATGTTTGAAATTATCAAGAACCCACAGAGAGAAACCAAGGTATATCTTCCGGTAGAAATGGATGACGGAACGGTAAAGGTATTTGAAGGCTATCGCGTACAGCATTCCAATATCCGTGGACCATTCAAAGGAGGAATCCGTTATCATCAGGATTGTACATTGGATGAAGTAAAGGCATTGGCAACCTGGATGTCCTTAAAATGTGCAGTTGCCAATATTCCATATGGTGGTGCAAAGGGAGGAATCAAGGTAGACCCGCATACGCTTTCTAAGAGAGAACTTTGTAAGCTTACCAGACGTTATACTTTTGCCATTGCTCCAATCATCGGAGCAGATACCGATATTCCCGCACCGGATGTAAACACGAATGCACAGACGATGGCGTGGGTATTAGATACTTATAGTCAGTTAAATGGAAAGCCTTGCCCGGGTGTAGTAACAGGAAAGCCAATCGAGTTGGGCGGTTCCAGAGGAAGAAAATCTGCAACCGGACGTGGTGTTGTCATTAGTACGAAACTATTGCTGTCACTGGAAGGAAAGAAACTGGAAGGAACAAAAGTAGCTATTCAGGGAATGGGAAATGTAGGAAGCAATGCTGCAAGAATATTTTTCCATCGTGGGGTGAAAATTGTTGCACTTAGCGATGTGTCAGGTGGAATCTACTGCGAATCCGGTCTTAATGCAGATGAAGTTTCTGAATTTCTGGAAAAAGGAAATCTATTAAAGGATTATGAAAAAGAGGGGGTAAGCCATATTACCAATGAAGAACTATTAGAAACAGAGTGTGACGTATTGGTGCCGGCAGCATTAGAAAATCAGATTACAGAAGATAATGCAGAAAAATTGCGTTGTTCTTATATTGTAGAGGCTGCCAATGGTCCTACTACCAGAGAGGCAGACGAGATTCTGGACAAGAGAGGGATTCCGGTAGTGCCGGATATTTTTGCTAACAGCGGTGGAGTTATCGTATCCTATTTTGAGTGGGTACAGAATATTCAGGAACTGACATGGGAAAGAAACAGAGTAAATGAGATGTTAGAAGACCTGATGTCAAAATCTTTTGGAGAAATCATGGGTGTGTCAAAAGAATGCGATTGTACGCTTCGCATGGCAGCTTATATTGTGGCACTTAGAAAGTTGATTTATGCCGAAGAAATAAAGGGATTGTTCCCGTAA
- the spoIVA gene encoding stage IV sporulation protein A: MENISAGTYNIYKDISARTHGDIYIGVVGPVRTGKSTFIKRFMDIMVLPEMEDENDRERATDELPQSAQGKTIMTTEPKFVPKEAARIQLAEDLEVKVRLIDCVGFMVEGATGHQEDGSERMVRTPWFDYEIPFTQAAEIGTQKVIKEHSNIGIVVTTDGSITELPRESYIPAEEKTVGQLKKMGKPFIVLLNTQKPYSPESQKLSEELMQKYGVTVLPVNCEQLRKDDIYRILESILYEFPIERVEFYMPKWVEMLENSHKIKENVIENAKSILNQFNYARDARNIELTPQGEYVKKIKLDKMELSKGSVQIIFDIDEKYYYENMSELTGVPIQGEYQLISMIKELSGMKREYDKVASAMEAVKQKGYGVVTPQLSDIQIEEPVLIKHGNKFGVKIKAQSPSIHMIKANVETEIAPIIGSEEQAQDLIGYIKTSRDQEEGLWQTNIFGKSIGELVEDGIRSKITMMDDESQLKLQDTMQKIVNDSNGGLVCIII, encoded by the coding sequence ATGGAAAATATCAGTGCCGGTACATATAATATCTATAAGGATATCAGTGCAAGAACACATGGAGATATTTATATTGGGGTAGTGGGACCTGTGCGGACCGGAAAATCTACCTTTATCAAACGTTTTATGGATATTATGGTATTGCCGGAAATGGAAGACGAGAATGACAGAGAGCGGGCGACAGATGAATTGCCTCAGTCTGCCCAGGGAAAGACCATTATGACAACGGAGCCTAAGTTTGTACCGAAAGAGGCAGCTCGTATTCAGTTGGCAGAGGATTTAGAAGTAAAGGTAAGATTGATTGACTGTGTAGGATTTATGGTGGAAGGTGCAACGGGACATCAGGAAGATGGAAGTGAGCGCATGGTGAGAACACCATGGTTTGACTATGAGATTCCATTTACACAGGCGGCAGAAATTGGTACGCAAAAGGTAATCAAGGAACATTCCAATATTGGAATTGTGGTAACTACAGATGGAAGTATTACAGAGCTTCCCAGAGAAAGTTATATTCCGGCAGAGGAAAAAACAGTGGGACAACTGAAAAAGATGGGAAAGCCTTTTATCGTATTGTTAAATACGCAAAAACCATATAGTCCGGAAAGTCAGAAATTGTCTGAAGAACTGATGCAAAAGTATGGAGTGACAGTACTGCCGGTTAACTGTGAGCAGCTTCGTAAAGATGATATTTATCGGATATTGGAAAGTATTCTTTATGAATTTCCGATTGAACGAGTGGAATTCTATATGCCGAAGTGGGTAGAGATGTTGGAGAATTCTCATAAGATAAAGGAAAATGTCATTGAAAATGCTAAAAGTATATTAAATCAGTTCAATTATGCCAGAGATGCCAGAAACATTGAATTGACGCCGCAGGGAGAGTATGTAAAAAAAATCAAGTTAGATAAAATGGAGTTGTCAAAGGGAAGCGTCCAGATTATTTTTGATATTGATGAAAAATATTACTATGAGAATATGAGTGAGTTGACCGGAGTGCCAATTCAGGGAGAATATCAGCTCATTTCTATGATAAAGGAATTATCGGGAATGAAACGGGAGTATGATAAGGTGGCGAGTGCCATGGAAGCAGTAAAGCAAAAAGGGTATGGAGTGGTAACACCACAGCTTTCTGATATTCAAATCGAAGAACCGGTGCTTATTAAGCATGGAAATAAATTTGGAGTGAAAATTAAGGCGCAGTCTCCATCGATTCATATGATTAAAGCAAATGTAGAAACGGAGATAGCACCGATTATCGGAAGTGAAGAACAGGCGCAGGATTTGATTGGATACATTAAGACTTCAAGAGACCAGGAAGAGGGCCTGTGGCAGACGAATATTTTTGGGAAATCCATTGGGGAACTGGTGGAGGATGGAATCCGAAGCAAGATTACCATGATGGATGATGAAAGTCAGTTAAAGCTTCAAGATACTATGCAGAAAATTGTAAATGACAGTAACGGTGGTCTGGTGTGCATTATTATATAA